The following are from one region of the Silene latifolia isolate original U9 population chromosome 9, ASM4854445v1, whole genome shotgun sequence genome:
- the LOC141600511 gene encoding RNA polymerase II C-terminal domain phosphatase-like 4: protein MMKQEAMQEQKCPRLKIRVNMTKILSKMDQLRDQDSQAVLGQKKLNLILDLDNTLLHAKRTKKLTLEDKRRVRDDSCELHKVEDGSKLVKLRPGVREFLKKASDMFELSIYTMGTRDYAHTMADLLALGSNQDDGGSVFWKKIISREDCTHEGQKGLDIVLSDRRNVLIVDDREDVWEESCRANVIKIAPYCFFEDEKRKREVDNEIITTDDELKRVLSTLSMIHHMFYEINNGDGEYMKRDVRRVLESVRDHEEQKKKDDEESSRRKRLEEAKARRLIIRFCAPVTKRCKRDATMMTSVNNSSYLV from the coding sequence ATGATGAAACAAGAAGCCATGCAAGAGCAAAAGTGTCCTCGTCTCAAAATTCGAGTTAATATGACCAAAATTCTTTCCAAGATGGACCAGCTTCGAGATCAAGACTCACAAGCCGTTCTAGGGCAAAAGAAGTTGAATTTGATTCTCGACTTGGATAACACCCTCCTCCATGCAAAAAGAACTAAAAAACTCACGTTAGAAGACAAGCGACGAGTTAGGGACGACTCGTGTGAGCTACACAAGGTTGAAGATGGATCAAAATTAGTCAAGTTACGGCCGGGTGTACGTGAGTTTCTCAAGAAAGCTAGTGATATGTTTGAGTTGTCTATCTATACTATGGGGACACGTGACTATGCTCATACTATGGCGGATTTGCTAGCTCTTGGATCGAACCAAGATGATGGTGGGTCCGTGTTTTGGAAGAAGATTATTAGTAGGGAGGATTGTACTCATGAGGGGCAGAAAGGGCTTGATATTGTGTTATCGGATAGACGCAATGTTTTGATCGTTGATGATAGGGAAGATGTTTGGGAGGAATCTTGTAGGGCTAATGTTATCAAGATTGCTCCTTATTGTTTCTTTGAAGACGAGAAAAGAAAAAGGGAAGTTGATAATGAGATAATTACAACGGATGATGAGCTTAAGAGGGTTTTGAGTACATTGAGTATGATACATCACATGTTTTATGAAATTAATAATGGAGATGGAGAATACATGAAAAGAGATGTGAGACGGGTTCTTGAAAGCGTTCGAGATCATGAAGAACAAAAGAAGAAAGACGATGAAGAGTCATCTCGACGTAAAAGGTTGGAAGAAGCGAAGGCCCGACGTTTAATCATTAGGTTTTGTGCTCCGGTAACAAAGAGGTGCAAGAGAGATGCAACGATGATGACATCAGTTAACAATTCTTCATATTTAGTCTAA
- the LOC141600510 gene encoding F-box/kelch-repeat protein At3g06240-like yields MASTPIFPDEIMIEILLKLPVKSILRCNTLSKHYYSLIHSPFFIRRHLNLGRLNDNFNDRLIASPMVDSFRLFNQTPGCFMELECPSSLVDNVSKLMISGSVDGLYCVIDRENVFDRRAITLWNPATLEEFFLPITPLTNDDFEDDEFPKKCLACGFGYDGNSNNYKVVIIYESISNMFGDMCMYIFNVSETTWRYHGEHLGKMFWKITTFVGVFLSGACHWICKFLRGSALSSCHRGYQVLAFDMSMESSRAISFPDVGDVYVGSNTTSIATLHGSLALIDAIEEDMEGRCSSFNVWVMAEYGVTESWSIMYRVSLSPGIVGRYLGITRDRFYVSEGEGWMVSYDLNSKDVENYGILDSSICSLLPYEESLVRIISS; encoded by the coding sequence ATGGCATCCACCCCAATTTTTCCGGATGAAATAATGATAGAAATTCTACTAAAACTCCCTGTCAAATCAATCTTAAGATGCAACACCCTTTCAAAGCATTATTACTCTCTTATTCATAGCCCATTCTTCATTCGTCGCCACCTTAACCTTGGACGACTCAACGACAATTTCAACGATCGCTTGATTGCCAGTCCAATGGTAGACTCCTTTCGTCTTTTTAATCAGACACCCGGCTGTTTCATGGAATTGGAGTGCCCTTCTTCCCTGGTTGATAATGTCAGTAAGCTCATGATATCTGGATCCGTTGATGGACTGTACTGTGTTATCGATCGCGAGAATGTGTTTGATAGGCGTGCCATAACTCTATGGAATCCCGCTACTTTGGAGGAATTCTTTCTCCCTATTACACCACTAACTAACGATGATTTTGAAGATGATGAGTTTCCTAAAAAATGTTTGGCTTGTGGTTTTGGGTACGATGGCAATTCAAATAACTATAAGGTTGTAATAATTTATGAGTCGATCTCAAATATGTTCGGTGACATGTGTATGTACATCTTCAACGTAAGTGAGACGACATGGAGATATCATGGCGAACACCTTGGTAAAATGTTTTGGAAAATCACAACCTTTGTTGGAGTCTTTCTAAGTGGGGCTTGTCATTGGATATGTAAGTTTCTTCGCGGAAGTGCTCTTTCCTCTTGTCATCGTGGTTATCAAGTTCTTGCATTTGATATGTCGATGGAGTCGAGTAGAGCTATATCATTCCCTGACGTTGGAGATGTATATGTAGGGTCTAATACGACATCGATTGCTACCTTACATGGATCTTTGGCTTTGATTGATgccattgaagaggatatggagGGTAGATGTTCGTCCTTTAATGTGTGGGTCATGGCAGAGTATGGTGTTACCGAATCATGGTCAATAATGTACCGAGTTTCACTATCACCTGGAATCGTTGGTCGATATTTGGGGATCACTAGGGACCGGTTTTATGTTAGTGAAGGCGAGGGATGGATGGTTTCATATGATCTCAATTCCAAGGATGTTGAAAATTATGGTATCCTGGATAGTAGCATTTGTAGCTTGCTCCCTTACGAGGAATCCCTTGTACGCATCATCTCGTCTTAG
- the LOC141600508 gene encoding uncharacterized protein LOC141600508 — protein sequence MSIMSKNAPDLSKVEPLNGHNYRRWAQKLLMFFEQYEIDYVLFSDPPAPVNEITDDVTLTPPGISVVKSNAEAIAKHDKDNKTVRFHLLNLMHNTLFDLFMVYKSAKTMWELLEKKYGADDAGKKKYVVGKWLGFQMVDDKPIMDQVHVYENLCADVVNEGMKLDEIFLANVLLEKFPPSWSDYRNHLKHKKKDLSLQELVGHMRTEEANRLKDKPVSQSVKSSNANVDANLVESGGPSYSEKFKGKGKAKFGRGKNQGRAKKNGPGKHSKPVPKIETAKGPFVCYVCGKPGHKAYQCSEKKTTKPMSESMTSFLVVVVEANMWAVKWAVHLTVIAPLISGLWAVHLTVIAPLISGLSTFCFCSTYQWAVKWAVFGSLVDLFL from the exons ATGTCGATTATGTCTAAGAATGCTCCTGATTTGTCTAAAGTCGAACCCTTAAATGGTCATAATTATAGACGTTGGGCTCAAAAATTACTGATGTTTTTTGAACAGTATGAAATTGATTACGTTCTATTTTCTGACCCGCCTGCACCTGTAAACGAAATTACTGATGATGTGACGCTTACACCTCCTGGAATTTCTGTAGTAAAGTCAAATGCAGAGGCTATTGCAAAACACGATAAGGATAATAAAACTGTTAGGTttcacctccttaatcttatgcATAATACCCTATTTGACTTGTTTATGGTTTACAAATCTGCTAAAACCATGTGGGAATTACTAGAGAAAAAATATGGGGCTGATGATGCTGGTAAAAAGAAGTATGTCGTTGGGAAATGGTTGGGGTTCCAGATGGTAGATGACAAACCGATAATGGATCAAGTACATGTTTATGAGAATTTATGTGCTGACGTAGTGAATGAAGGGATGAAGCTAGATGAGATTTTTCTAGCTAATGTGTTATTGGAAAAATTCCCCCCTTCCTGGTCTGACTATAGAAACCATCTTAAGCATAAGAAAAAAGACTTGTCTCTCCAAGAACTTGTAGGACACatgaggaccgaagaggcaaatcgcctTAAGGACAAACCTGTTAGTCAATCGGTTAAATCTTCTAATGCTAATGTTGATGCTAATTTGGTTGAGTCTGGTGGTCCGTCCTATTCTgagaagttcaagggtaagggtaaggctaAATTTGGTCGTGGTAAGAACCAGGGTCGAGCcaagaagaatggtccagggaagcacTCCAAACCGGTTCCTAAGATTGAAACTGCTAAGGGTCCTTTTGTCTGCTATGTTTGCGGAAAACCTGggcacaaagcctaccaatgctCCGAAAAGAAAACTACGAAGCCAATGTCAGAATCGATGACATCATTTCTTgttgtggttgtggaagctaatatG TGGGCTGTGAAGTGGGCTGTCCACCTAACTGTTATTGCTCCACTAATCAGTGGGCTGTGGGCTGTCCACCTAACAGTTATTGCTCCACTAATCAGTGGGCTGTCCACCTTCTGTTTTTGCTCCACTTATCAGTGGGCTGTGAAGTGGGCCGTGTTTGGAAGCCTTGTTGATCTATTCCTATAA
- the LOC141600507 gene encoding F-box protein CPR1-like — protein sequence MASTSIFPDEIMTEILLKLPVKSILRCKTLSKHHNSLIHSQFFIRRHLSLGRLNDKSIVSPIQGSVHLFDRRGGHIEVLQVQSPFADESSNYHGHVVYDPVEGLYLVIEPMKDRFAVWNPSTREHLLLPPVPSEENSSDTGIRDLQCFAYGFGYDDITNDYKFVLISEDVDVVAPNAKSFNIFSVSKGEWRSIEGWSGVVPLHINFGIGVFVHGACHWEYASSGRPGFTILAFDMLTESHRFIALPTVGDEYVWSDAFIVSFNGCLGLVNEQIENRVENNMTVLFSSFDVWVMAEYGVTESWKILHRILLSDGIGGRYLGIVRGRFYIRKGDGCMVSYDLYSKDEERYDILDTEVRSLLPYEESLVRIIKSVY from the coding sequence ATGGCCTCCACATCAATATTTCCAGATGAAATAATGACTGAAATACTACTAAAACTCCCAGTTAAATCAATTTTAAGATGCAAAACCCTATCAAAACATCATAATTCCCTAATTCATAGCCAATTCTTCATTCGTCGCCACCTTTCCCTCGGCCGACTCAACGACAAGTCGATTGTTAGTCCAATACAAGGCTCTGTACATTTATTTGATAGGAGAGGAGGTCATATTGAGGTCTTACAAGTCCAGTCTCCCTTCGCCGATGAATCGTCAAATTACCATGGCCATGTAGTTTATGATCCAGTAGAAGGTCTCTACTTGGTTATTGAGCCAATGAAAGACCGCTTTGCTGTATGGAATCCGTCTACTAGGGAGCATTTACTTCTCCCTCCTGTTCCTTCTGAAGAAAACTCGAGTGATACTGGCATTCGTGATCTACAATGTTTTGCTTACGGGTTTGGGTATGATGACATTACAAATGATTACAAGTTTGTTTTAATTTCCGAGGATGTAGATGTAGTTGCGCCTAATGCCAAGTCGTTCAACATCTTCAGTGTTAGCAAAGGAGAATGGAGAAGTATTGAAGGGTGGTCTGGTGTAGTTCCTTTGCACATCAATTTTGGTATTGGAGTCTTTGTTCACGGTGCTTGTCATTGGGAATATGCGTCCTCTGGTCGCCCAGGATTTACCATTCTTGCTTTTGACATGCTGACTGAGTCGCATAGATTTATAGCATTGCCTACTGTAGGAGATGAATATGTTTGGTCCGATGCGTTTATTGTCTCCTTTAATGGGTGTCTAGGTTTGGTCAATGAACAAATAGAAAATAGAGTAGAAAATAATATGACAGTACTATTTTCGTCTTTTGATGTGTGGGTTATGGCTGAGTatggtgttacagaatcttggaAAATTCTACATCGAATTTTGCTATCAGATGGGATTGGTGGTAGATATTTGGGGATTGTAAGGGGCCGGTTTTATATTAGAAAAGGTGATGGGTGTATGGTCTCGTATGATCTCTATTCTAAGGATGAAGAACGTTATGATATCTTGGATACCGAAGTTCGTAGCCTACTGCCTTATGAGGAATCTCTAGTACGCATCATTAAGTCAGTTTACTAA
- the LOC141600509 gene encoding F-box protein CPR1-like encodes MASHPTFPDDIMVEILLKLPVKSILRCNTLSKHYYSLIHSQYFIRRHLNLGRLNANLYDQAIASPVVGSVRLFDRIGHFKSLDDLSPIVQFFTMFFKRLICGPVNGLYCVIEAVFSFTVVLNPATKEQSLFRRALLKRNNTKGNQIVTKTYEEAIRRCYACGFGYDDTTDDYKVVLIYGYASDTAEDCSIMVKSKFYILNVSTREWRNSEQCFGIKAWNIKSNVGIFVHGACHWVYTTPSHDSAYSILAFDMLTESYRIITFPTVRDEYDWSEECIIVAFNGFLGLVNAHRVHYRKALSSSFDVWAMIEYGVTESWTILHRVSLKPGIVGRFSGIVGNRFYVRQSDGWLVSYDLDSKDEERHGISDINVENLLPYEESLVRIVK; translated from the coding sequence ATGGCCTCCCATCCAACTTTTCCGGATGATATAATGGTAGAAATACTACTAAAACTCCCTGTTAAATCTATTTTACGATGCAACACTTTGTCGAAGCACTATTACTCCCTCATTCATAGTCAGTACTTCATTCGTCGCCACCTTAACCTTGGTCGACTCAACGCCAATCTCTATGATCAGGCGATTGCGAGTCCAGTAGTAGGATCTGTACGCCTCTTTGATCGGATAGGCCATTTCAAGTCGTTGGATGATCTATCTCCCATTGTCCAATTTTTTACAATGTTTTTTAAGCGTTTAATTTGCGGTCCAGTGAATGGTCTCTACTGTGTGATTGAAGCAGTTTTTTCATTCACTGTTGTATTAAATCCGGCTACAAAGGAGCAATCCCTTTTTCGTCGTGCTCTTCTAAAACGCAATAATACTAAAGGAAACCAGATTGTGACAAAAACATATGAAGAAGCCATTCGACGATGTTATGCTTGTGGGTTTGGGTATGACGACACTACGGATGATTACAAGGTTGTTTTAATTTACGGGTATGCATCAGATACGGCTGAAGACTGCTCAATTATGGTTAAATCGAAGTTTTACATCTTGAACGTCAGCACGAGAGAATGGAGAAATTCTGAACAATGCTTTGGTATCAAAGCTTGGAACATCAAATCCAATGTTGGAATATTTGTTCACGGTGCTTGCCATTGGGTATATACTACGCCTTCTCATGATTCAGCCTACTCGATTCTTGCTTTCGACATGTTGACCGAGTCATATAGAATTATTACATTCCCTACCGTAAGAGATGAATATGATTGGTCTGAGGAGTGTATTATTGTCGCCTTCAACGGGTTTCTAGGTTTGGTCAATGCACATAGAGTGCATTATAGGAAGGCACTGTCTTCGTCATTCGATGTGTGGGCTATGATTGAGTATGGTGTTACTGAATCTTGGACAATCTTACATCGAGTTTCATTAAAACCAGGGATTGTGGGTCGATTTTCGGGGATAGTAGGGAACAGATTTTATGTTCGACAAAGTGACGGGTGGCTGGTTTCGTATGATCTCGACTCCAAAGATGAGGAACGTCATGGCATTTCGGATATAAATGTTGAAAACTTACTGCCATATGAGGAATCTCTTGTACGCATTGTTAAGTAA